A genome region from Schlesneria paludicola DSM 18645 includes the following:
- a CDS encoding pilus assembly PilX N-terminal domain-containing protein has product MNRHQLCIRTSNESRRGAAIVFSLMALLVASILIAALVRMTGLAHRESMNEEIRMQANLIADSACDRALAKRQNHPDFQGEVWNIPSSQLVSGREATVRMDITSVPDEPSKKSLRMMVEYPINHPNLVRIQRQIPIF; this is encoded by the coding sequence ATGAATCGACACCAACTCTGCATTCGCACATCCAACGAGTCACGCCGAGGTGCGGCGATCGTGTTTTCACTCATGGCTCTGCTTGTGGCCTCGATCTTGATCGCGGCTCTAGTGCGCATGACGGGGCTCGCGCATCGAGAGTCGATGAACGAGGAAATTCGGATGCAGGCGAATCTGATCGCCGATTCCGCTTGTGACCGCGCTCTCGCGAAACGGCAGAACCACCCCGATTTTCAGGGCGAAGTTTGGAACATCCCATCGAGCCAGTTGGTCAGCGGCCGTGAGGCAACGGTGCGAATGGACATCACATCTGTTCCTGACGAACCTTCGAAGAAATCACTTCGCATGATGGTGGAATACCCGATCAATCATCCCAACCTCGTTCGCATTCAGCGTCAGATACCAATCTTTTGA
- a CDS encoding DUF1559 family PulG-like putative transporter → MLTSTRSSRDQSHSRSGFSLIELMAVITIVSVLFALLLPAIQQSREAARRTQCKNNLMQLGIALQNYAMAFEVLPPGTQNISGPIQSTEGGGYHMGWLTQILPYIDQQNAFNQIDFKLSVYDKGNLSTRLRPIAAFVCPSSFISRGALGYPTTNYCGIHNDFETLIDVNQNGLLFLNSSISYEQIVDGSSYTAMLVEVVPNATTDLGWMSGTRSTLRTLTLAVIKTSKSPNGNPAGGNNHVVEYEKHPRPQLQGQGDPTMTGSTTSNSAGGPGSYHTGGLQMLMGDGAVRFISDNIDAQTLRCLGHRADGELLKSSIF, encoded by the coding sequence ATGTTGACATCGACCAGAAGTTCTCGCGATCAAAGTCACTCCCGATCAGGCTTTAGCCTGATCGAATTGATGGCCGTGATCACAATCGTCTCGGTGCTCTTCGCGCTGCTCCTTCCCGCAATCCAACAGTCTCGCGAAGCCGCCAGGAGAACTCAGTGCAAGAATAATCTAATGCAACTTGGCATTGCACTACAAAACTACGCGATGGCGTTTGAAGTCCTTCCTCCCGGAACTCAGAACATTTCGGGGCCGATCCAATCGACAGAGGGCGGTGGATACCATATGGGATGGTTGACTCAGATTCTGCCCTATATCGACCAGCAGAATGCGTTCAATCAGATCGATTTCAAACTTTCAGTGTACGACAAAGGTAATCTGTCGACTCGCTTACGGCCCATCGCGGCATTTGTCTGTCCTTCAAGTTTCATCAGTCGAGGGGCACTGGGATATCCAACGACCAACTATTGTGGCATTCACAATGACTTCGAAACGTTGATCGATGTCAATCAAAACGGGTTACTCTTCCTCAACAGCTCGATTTCGTACGAACAGATCGTCGATGGTAGTTCGTATACCGCCATGCTCGTCGAAGTCGTTCCCAATGCCACAACGGATTTGGGATGGATGTCGGGCACGCGATCCACTCTGAGGACGCTGACGCTGGCTGTCATCAAGACATCGAAGAGCCCCAATGGAAATCCCGCAGGTGGAAACAACCACGTCGTTGAATACGAGAAACATCCGCGCCCGCAACTACAGGGCCAAGGCGACCCTACGATGACAGGCAGCACCACGAGCAATTCTGCAGGTGGCCCCGGAAGTTACCACACCGGCGGACTCCAAATGCTCATGGGCGATGGTGCCGTTCGCTTTATCAGCGATAACATTGACGCCCAAACCCTGCGCTGCCTGGGACACCGCGCCGACGGTGAACTTTTGAAGTCATCCATATTTTAG
- a CDS encoding DUF1559 domain-containing protein, with protein sequence MAFFNLAGDSPRYFHMLLVGFSIWPIEFGQSAFEQDVSNMLQAFNTFRTRPPQRSRGFTIIEMLVTIAIIAVLMSMLVPAVQQAREAARRTQCKSNLMQIGLALNNYLMANTTLPAGSQNESGPIRSTESGGYHMSWLTQILPYVDQQNAFRKIDFTRGVYDTANSSVRSHRVNLLICPSDPLRFSSPAPATSYCGVHHDVEAPIDVNQNGVLFLNSAVRYEDIPDGSSNTMMVVESQIDQRSQLGWMSGTRSSLRNAVVVRPESAPADGTPAKTEFAMHAEFTGPSLDAAANPTALDDPLYVGGYHSPHWTGIHILLGDGSVRFLSQAINAKTFRNLAHRSDGELIADF encoded by the coding sequence ATGGCGTTTTTTAATCTGGCCGGAGACAGTCCCCGTTACTTCCACATGCTGTTAGTTGGGTTTTCCATCTGGCCGATCGAATTCGGACAGTCTGCTTTTGAACAGGACGTCTCCAACATGCTTCAAGCGTTCAATACGTTCCGCACACGGCCACCCCAACGCTCGCGCGGGTTCACGATCATCGAAATGCTCGTCACGATTGCAATCATCGCCGTATTGATGTCCATGCTAGTGCCAGCGGTGCAGCAAGCACGTGAAGCGGCACGGCGGACCCAATGCAAAAGCAATTTGATGCAAATCGGATTAGCACTCAACAACTACCTGATGGCGAACACAACTTTGCCGGCAGGATCACAAAATGAATCGGGGCCAATTCGATCAACCGAGTCAGGTGGCTATCACATGAGCTGGCTGACTCAAATTCTGCCTTACGTCGATCAGCAGAATGCGTTTCGTAAGATCGACTTCACACGCGGTGTCTATGACACCGCTAATTCATCGGTCCGCTCACATCGCGTGAATCTGCTCATCTGTCCTTCCGACCCGTTAAGGTTCAGCAGTCCCGCTCCCGCGACATCCTATTGCGGCGTCCATCACGATGTCGAAGCACCGATCGATGTAAACCAGAACGGCGTATTGTTCCTCAATAGCGCTGTCCGCTATGAAGATATTCCCGATGGCAGTTCCAATACGATGATGGTGGTGGAATCTCAAATTGATCAACGAAGCCAACTCGGATGGATGTCTGGTACACGCTCGTCACTCCGAAACGCCGTCGTCGTTCGGCCAGAGTCCGCACCGGCTGACGGAACACCTGCGAAAACAGAATTTGCCATGCACGCGGAATTCACAGGTCCCTCACTGGACGCGGCAGCAAATCCCACTGCACTTGATGATCCGCTGTATGTCGGTGGCTACCACAGTCCACATTGGACAGGCATTCACATCCTGCTGGGCGATGGTTCGGTGCGATTCCTCAGTCAGGCCATCAACGCCAAGACGTTCCGTAACCTGGCCCATCGCTCGGATGGCGAACTGATCGCCGATTTCTGA
- a CDS encoding sulfite oxidase-like oxidoreductase, with protein MEGDPKYQTGDPAAPSSVPPGIIISSDTFRENRIPPGQTRTRKWPVLQWGPIPDIPVDQWRFEVGGLVERPFSLNWTEYLALPRAKVFSDFHCVTRWSRLGNIWEGVSIQTLMERAGVKPEARFVIALGYDDGWTTNMPLADIAQPDVLLADTHDGQPINFEHGGPVRLVVPRLYAWKSAKWCRSLTFLDHDQPGLWEQQGYHNHGDPWVEERFGSETLPSGWTEESDF; from the coding sequence ATGGAAGGCGATCCCAAATACCAAACCGGCGACCCGGCTGCCCCTTCTTCGGTTCCCCCCGGAATCATCATCAGCTCGGACACCTTTCGCGAGAATCGAATTCCACCGGGACAGACTCGTACGCGCAAATGGCCCGTCCTGCAATGGGGACCGATTCCGGACATTCCTGTCGACCAGTGGCGATTCGAAGTAGGCGGACTGGTTGAACGTCCATTCTCGCTGAACTGGACAGAATACCTGGCCTTACCCCGGGCAAAAGTATTCTCTGACTTTCACTGCGTGACGCGCTGGTCCCGGCTTGGCAACATCTGGGAGGGCGTTTCCATCCAAACGCTGATGGAACGCGCGGGTGTCAAACCCGAGGCTCGATTCGTCATCGCTCTGGGATATGACGACGGCTGGACGACCAATATGCCGTTGGCGGACATTGCACAGCCCGATGTGCTGCTCGCGGACACGCACGACGGCCAGCCAATCAACTTTGAACACGGGGGGCCCGTTCGGCTGGTGGTTCCACGACTCTACGCGTGGAAGAGCGCGAAATGGTGCCGTTCGCTAACTTTCCTCGATCACGACCAGCCTGGACTGTGGGAACAACAGGGCTATCACAATCACGGTGATCCCTGGGTCGAAGAGCGTTTCGGCTCCGAAACGCTTCCATCAGGCTGGACCGAAGAATCAGATTTTTAG